In Lentilactobacillus sp. SPB1-3, the sequence CAGATACTTTTCTTTCGAAGTAATCATATTCCTTTAGAGTGTTTTTTCTTCGCTTAGGTCTCATAAACATCACCATCTTCTTCAAAATAAATTATTGAACAATATGGACTTTTTGTCAATAAATAATGAGTATTGTCCAAAAACTGACGACATTTCTGGGGAGATAAAAATGAAGATAAGTAAATATGTATTAACGGGTGTTGCTGCTATGTTATTAGGAATCACCGCAATAGCAAATACTCCCACAAACACACAGGCTAGCAGTGCTGTACCTGCTAGAATGCAACACAGATGGAAAGCAAATAAATGGGGAATCAATTATCACCTCAATTGCTATAAGTACCATGCAAATTTTTATGATGGCCGTTGGCATAAACTTTATTACACTAGGATTAATACCAATACATTTACTGCTAATCCTAAAGGAAACGCATATAACGGGATCACAATCAAATACAAAGGACATCACAATATGACCGTTCTTTATGATGTAGCCCACTTGCACTTTTACAGATAATTT encodes:
- a CDS encoding complement inhibitor SCIN family protein; its protein translation is MKISKYVLTGVAAMLLGITAIANTPTNTQASSAVPARMQHRWKANKWGINYHLNCYKYHANFYDGRWHKLYYTRINTNTFTANPKGNAYNGITIKYKGHHNMTVLYDVAHLHFYR